From a single Streptomyces sp. NBC_00377 genomic region:
- a CDS encoding ATP-binding protein encodes MEPVPPGQGPSVLDEGPAETTVALEGEDGCIARARRLTGEFLTRVRSRHGLAVSARAMDLSQLVVSELVTNALRYASAPVVLQLRVVGAAVEIVVRDGDPVLPVPGAPDPTRIGQHGLEIVRAVADDFDVAREPVGKRIVVRLGLSE; translated from the coding sequence ATGGAACCTGTCCCGCCCGGCCAGGGTCCCTCCGTCCTTGACGAGGGCCCTGCGGAGACGACGGTGGCACTGGAGGGCGAAGACGGGTGCATCGCCCGGGCGCGCCGGCTCACCGGAGAGTTCCTGACCCGCGTCCGGAGCCGGCACGGCCTGGCCGTGTCGGCCCGGGCCATGGACCTGTCCCAGCTCGTGGTGAGCGAGCTCGTCACCAACGCGCTCAGATACGCGTCCGCACCGGTCGTGCTCCAGCTGCGTGTCGTCGGGGCGGCGGTGGAGATCGTCGTGCGGGACGGCGATCCGGTGCTGCCGGTGCCCGGCGCACCGGACCCGACGCGGATCGGCCAGCACGGTCTGGAGATCGTGCGGGCCGTGGCGGACGACTTCGATGTCGCGCGGGAGCCGGTGGGCAAACGGATCGTCGTCCGCCTGGGCCTGTCCGAGTGA
- a CDS encoding chitosanase: MVHISRPGDGPAPTSRRLFLALTGALAVAPLLDAHRATAAPAAKGLDDPAKKEIAMKLVSSAENSSLDWKAQYRYIEDIGDGRGYTAGIIGFCSGTHDMLDLVQLYSDRKPGNVLAKYLPALRAVDGSDSHAGLDPNYPKDWRKAAQDTAFQQAQNDERDRVYFDPAVRQGKTDGLRALGQFTYYDAIVMHGDGTDPTSFRNIRKRALTKAKPPARGGDETTYLNAFLDARVWAMKQEEAHSDTSRVDTAQRVFLRKGNLDLEPPLDWKVYGDSYHIG; encoded by the coding sequence GTGGTGCACATATCCCGGCCGGGCGACGGCCCCGCCCCCACCTCTCGTCGCCTCTTCCTCGCCCTCACCGGCGCCCTGGCGGTCGCGCCGCTCCTCGACGCCCACCGGGCGACCGCCGCCCCGGCGGCGAAGGGCCTCGACGACCCGGCGAAGAAGGAGATCGCCATGAAGCTGGTGTCGAGCGCGGAGAACTCCTCGCTCGACTGGAAGGCCCAGTACCGCTACATCGAGGACATCGGCGACGGTCGTGGCTACACGGCCGGAATCATCGGGTTCTGCTCCGGCACCCACGACATGCTCGACCTCGTACAGCTCTACAGCGACCGCAAGCCCGGCAACGTCCTCGCCAAGTACCTGCCCGCCCTGCGCGCGGTCGACGGCAGCGACTCGCACGCCGGTCTCGACCCGAACTACCCCAAGGACTGGCGCAAGGCCGCCCAGGACACGGCGTTCCAGCAGGCGCAGAACGACGAGCGCGACCGCGTCTACTTCGATCCTGCCGTCCGGCAGGGCAAGACGGACGGTCTGCGCGCCCTCGGTCAGTTCACCTACTACGACGCCATCGTCATGCACGGCGACGGGACCGACCCCACCAGCTTCCGCAACATCCGCAAGCGTGCGCTGACCAAGGCCAAGCCGCCGGCCCGCGGCGGCGACGAGACGACGTATCTGAACGCCTTCCTCGACGCCCGCGTCTGGGCCATGAAACAGGAGGAGGCGCACAGCGACACCAGCCGCGTCGACACCGCCCAGCGCGTGTTCCTGCGCAAGGGCAACCTCGACCTCGAGCCGCCCCTCGACTGGAAGGTGTACGGGGACAGCTACCACATCGGCTGA
- a CDS encoding M4 family metallopeptidase → MPRRHRPTLRRRRATALALTTIGTLLALGAPAGTAGAAPADPGPSKITAVPRAGAAATSLTPARRASLIKSAQTAAGTTARQLALGTQEKLVVRDVVQDADGTTHTRYERTYAGLPVLGGDLVVHVKGNRTTVSRASGATLTLPSLTPKLSAANATGKALAAAKGADVTGAGTGRAPRLVVWAGAAKPVLAWETVVEGVQPDGTPSELQVVTDASTGKQILAAEKVHTGEGTGQYVGTVPVGSTLSGSTYQLTDGDRAGHKTYDLNQGTSGTGTLFTDDNDVWGNGLPSNRQTAGVDVAFGAAATWDYYKDVYGRNGIRNDGVAAYSRAHYGSSYVNAFWQDSCFCMTYGDGSGNTHPLTSLDVAAHEMSHGVTAATANLTYSGESGGLNEATSDIFAAAVEFHSNLAADPGDYLVGEKIDINGNGTPLRYMDKPSKDGSSRDSWSSTLGGVDVHYSSGPANHFFYLLSEGSGAKTVNGVAYDSPTYDGQAVTGIGIENAAAVWYRALTTYMTSSTDYAGARTATLQAAGDLFGAYSPTYLAVADAWAAINVGSRIALGVNVAPIADQTSGVGQAVSLQVDAYTTNSGAGLTYAATGLPDGLTLGANGLISGTPTTLGTSDVAVTVTDGTGASFTDTFTWRIAYIYATATRVDIPDNGAAVESPITIAGRDGNASATTSVYVNIVHTYRGDLTVDLVGPDGTVYSLLNRSGGSADNVDQTFTIDASAQPLNGTWKLRVQDRASIDVGYIQRWQLTP, encoded by the coding sequence TTGCCCCGGCGACACCGCCCCACCCTCCGGCGCAGACGCGCCACCGCCCTCGCGCTGACGACCATCGGCACCCTGCTCGCCCTGGGAGCCCCCGCCGGCACGGCCGGCGCGGCCCCGGCGGACCCGGGCCCGTCCAAGATCACCGCAGTGCCCCGCGCGGGGGCCGCCGCGACCTCCCTGACACCGGCCCGCCGCGCCTCACTGATCAAGAGCGCGCAGACCGCGGCCGGCACCACGGCCCGGCAACTGGCCCTCGGCACGCAGGAGAAGCTCGTCGTCAGGGACGTCGTCCAGGACGCCGACGGCACCACCCACACCCGTTACGAACGCACCTACGCGGGGCTGCCCGTCCTCGGCGGCGACCTCGTCGTCCACGTGAAGGGCAACCGCACCACCGTGTCCAGGGCGAGCGGGGCGACCCTCACGCTGCCGTCCCTCACCCCGAAGCTCTCCGCGGCCAACGCCACCGGCAAGGCCCTCGCGGCCGCGAAGGGCGCCGACGTCACCGGCGCCGGGACCGGGCGAGCGCCCCGCCTGGTCGTCTGGGCCGGCGCCGCCAAGCCCGTCCTGGCCTGGGAGACGGTGGTCGAGGGCGTCCAGCCCGACGGCACGCCCAGCGAACTACAGGTCGTCACCGACGCGAGCACCGGCAAGCAGATCCTTGCGGCCGAGAAGGTGCACACCGGTGAAGGCACCGGCCAGTACGTCGGCACGGTTCCCGTCGGCAGCACCCTCTCGGGATCGACGTACCAGCTCACGGACGGCGACCGCGCCGGGCACAAGACGTACGACCTGAACCAGGGCACCTCCGGCACCGGCACCCTCTTCACGGACGACAACGATGTCTGGGGCAACGGTCTGCCGTCCAACCGCCAGACCGCGGGCGTCGACGTGGCCTTCGGCGCCGCCGCCACCTGGGACTACTACAAGGACGTCTACGGCCGCAACGGCATCCGCAACGACGGTGTCGCCGCCTACAGCCGGGCGCACTACGGAAGCAGCTACGTCAACGCCTTCTGGCAGGACAGCTGCTTCTGCATGACCTACGGCGACGGCTCGGGCAACACGCACCCGCTGACCTCCCTCGACGTGGCCGCCCACGAGATGAGCCACGGCGTCACCGCCGCCACCGCCAACCTGACCTACTCGGGCGAGTCCGGCGGTCTCAACGAGGCGACCTCCGACATCTTCGCCGCCGCCGTCGAGTTCCACTCGAACCTCGCCGCCGACCCCGGCGACTACCTCGTCGGCGAGAAGATCGACATCAACGGCAACGGCACCCCGCTGCGTTACATGGACAAGCCTTCCAAGGACGGTTCCTCCCGCGACAGCTGGAGCTCCACCCTGGGCGGCGTCGACGTCCACTACTCCTCGGGCCCCGCGAACCACTTCTTCTACCTGCTCTCCGAGGGCAGCGGCGCCAAGACCGTCAACGGCGTGGCCTACGACAGTCCGACCTACGACGGTCAGGCCGTCACCGGCATCGGCATCGAGAACGCCGCCGCCGTCTGGTACCGGGCACTGACGACGTACATGACGTCGTCGACCGACTACGCGGGCGCCCGCACCGCCACCCTCCAGGCGGCGGGTGACCTCTTCGGCGCCTACAGCCCCACCTACCTCGCCGTCGCCGACGCCTGGGCCGCCATCAACGTGGGCAGCCGGATAGCCCTCGGCGTCAATGTCGCCCCGATCGCCGACCAGACCAGCGGCGTCGGCCAGGCGGTCAGCCTCCAGGTGGACGCCTACACCACCAACTCCGGTGCGGGCCTCACCTACGCGGCCACCGGTCTGCCCGACGGCCTGACCCTCGGCGCGAACGGTCTGATCTCCGGGACGCCGACCACCCTCGGCACCAGCGACGTCGCCGTCACGGTCACCGACGGCACGGGCGCGTCCTTCACGGACACCTTCACCTGGCGGATCGCGTACATCTACGCCACCGCCACCCGCGTCGACATCCCCGACAACGGCGCCGCGGTCGAGTCCCCGATCACCATCGCGGGCCGGGACGGCAACGCCTCCGCCACCACATCGGTCTACGTCAACATCGTCCACACCTACCGCGGTGACCTGACCGTCGACCTGGTCGGCCCCGACGGCACCGTCTACTCGCTCCTCAACCGCAGTGGCGGCTCCGCCGACAACGTCGACCAGACCTTCACGATCGACGCCTCGGCCCAGCCCCTCAACGGCACCTGGAAGTTGCGCGTCCAGGACCGCGCGTCGATCGACGTCGGCTACATCCAGCGCTGGCAGCTCACCCCCTGA
- a CDS encoding glycosyl hydrolase, with protein MADDHLGALMRGPVEQGQGMSRRAVLAAGATAGIAAATATALAAGTPAAAASSAVGGSGAADWFAAPGRTVRPRFRWWWPDGLVNTHEIAREIDQIADAGFGGAEIAAVHHSVKDKSVLDAAHHGWGSRPWRDGVEAALRRAARRGLTIDLTLGPSWPVAVPGVTPDDEAAAKELVHGRASLTGGATFRGPVPPPVHAPAAGVTRRRLLAVQAALVDPAHSTRKETGLDVSSVRDLTASVDADGNLTWTAPGTGEWVLISYWTRGSGQQPESGPHSAPAAYVVDHLDPAGTAAVTGFWERQLLTPALRSLLKAAGGSFFEDSVELETDGLTWTTSLPDAFAKHTGRPLLPYLPALVLSDSNQVFAFEAQLTRQIRHDFWETFSELFNRHHVRALRDWAHSLGMTLRAQPYGLQTDAIGSAALLDVPEGESLGFKNLDDYRCLAGGRDMAGHTVLSCEAGAYNGTAYSTTWDRFLRTMGGAYAAGVNQTVVHGFSYADAPGASWPGFAAFSPYNGGPGYGESWGPRQPSWQHVPDIAAYLGRVHGVLQTGTARADVAVFRQTGYAATGIGASWFTATGVPLGWTHQFLSGPLLDLPNATVSGGRLAPNGPAYKALFVEGDFFYSSTPSLATADARRLLTLALAGLPVVLLGAFDQPLTPGVPDDGENDRLRELLARLLALPNVTRITDKAAVGDALAGLGVTPDVRHAGASTLLNAHRATRDADFYYLCNGKHAETVKPPVAAVDHEVTLRHTRRARGVRTVPYLLDPWTGEVTRIARYMEDEGDVTVRVALQPGQVMIVALGRPGLFGDRNGARPHVLATDASEVLFRERGLTIRSHEAGTRTTRLSSGRTVTTTFPSVPAPVTPSRWQLDVDDRYPGASPTRTEHVHRTLTLDALLPWSRIPGLADSAGIGRYRTTIDLPPDWTSSHGARLELGQVSDTARVTVNGTAAPALDRLHQVVDVGSLLRRGRNVIEVEVAIPLVNRLRVVQPAVFGALARQDHGLMGPVRLVPYGQATIG; from the coding sequence ATGGCCGACGATCACTTGGGGGCGCTCATGCGGGGACCGGTCGAGCAGGGCCAGGGAATGTCACGACGCGCGGTCCTGGCCGCCGGTGCGACAGCGGGCATCGCGGCCGCGACGGCCACGGCCCTGGCAGCCGGGACCCCCGCCGCGGCCGCATCGTCCGCCGTCGGCGGGTCCGGTGCCGCCGACTGGTTCGCCGCTCCCGGCCGGACGGTGCGTCCCAGGTTCCGCTGGTGGTGGCCGGACGGTCTGGTGAACACGCACGAGATCGCCCGCGAGATCGACCAGATCGCGGACGCGGGTTTCGGCGGCGCGGAGATCGCCGCCGTGCACCACAGCGTCAAGGACAAGTCGGTCCTGGACGCGGCGCACCACGGCTGGGGCAGCAGGCCCTGGCGCGACGGCGTCGAGGCCGCGCTGCGCCGCGCCGCCCGGCGGGGGCTCACCATCGACCTGACCCTCGGCCCGAGCTGGCCCGTCGCGGTCCCCGGAGTCACCCCGGACGACGAGGCGGCCGCCAAGGAACTCGTCCACGGCCGGGCCTCGTTGACCGGCGGAGCGACCTTCCGGGGACCTGTGCCGCCGCCCGTGCACGCGCCCGCCGCGGGCGTCACCCGCCGGCGGCTCCTGGCGGTGCAGGCCGCTCTCGTCGACCCCGCCCACTCCACGCGCAAGGAGACCGGACTCGACGTCTCCAGCGTCCGCGACCTCACCGCCTCCGTCGACGCGGACGGCAACCTGACCTGGACCGCGCCCGGGACCGGGGAGTGGGTACTGATCTCCTACTGGACGCGGGGCAGCGGCCAGCAGCCCGAGTCCGGCCCGCACTCGGCGCCCGCCGCCTACGTCGTCGACCACCTGGACCCGGCCGGCACTGCGGCCGTCACCGGCTTCTGGGAGCGGCAGCTGCTGACCCCGGCCCTGCGAAGCCTGCTGAAGGCTGCGGGCGGCTCCTTCTTCGAGGACTCCGTGGAACTGGAGACGGACGGCCTGACCTGGACCACCTCGCTGCCGGACGCCTTTGCGAAGCACACAGGACGGCCCCTGCTGCCCTACCTGCCCGCCCTCGTCCTCAGCGACAGCAACCAGGTGTTCGCCTTCGAGGCGCAGTTGACCCGGCAGATCAGACACGACTTCTGGGAGACCTTCTCGGAACTGTTCAACCGTCACCACGTCCGCGCGCTGCGGGACTGGGCCCACTCCCTGGGCATGACCCTGCGCGCCCAGCCCTACGGACTCCAGACCGACGCGATCGGGTCCGCCGCGCTTCTCGACGTTCCCGAGGGCGAATCGCTGGGCTTCAAGAACCTCGACGACTACCGCTGTCTCGCCGGCGGCCGGGACATGGCCGGCCACACCGTGCTGTCCTGCGAGGCGGGCGCCTACAACGGCACCGCCTACAGCACCACCTGGGACCGTTTCCTGCGCACCATGGGCGGCGCCTACGCGGCGGGCGTCAACCAGACCGTCGTGCACGGCTTCTCCTACGCCGACGCACCCGGTGCGAGCTGGCCCGGCTTCGCCGCCTTCAGCCCTTACAACGGCGGCCCCGGGTACGGGGAGTCGTGGGGGCCCCGGCAGCCCAGCTGGCAGCACGTTCCGGACATCGCCGCCTACCTCGGCCGGGTGCACGGGGTCCTCCAGACCGGCACCGCCCGCGCCGACGTCGCCGTCTTCCGGCAGACCGGCTACGCCGCCACCGGGATCGGCGCGTCCTGGTTCACCGCGACCGGTGTGCCGCTCGGCTGGACCCACCAGTTCCTCAGCGGTCCGCTGCTCGACCTGCCGAACGCCACCGTCTCGGGCGGCCGGCTGGCGCCGAACGGACCCGCCTACAAAGCCCTGTTCGTCGAGGGCGACTTCTTCTACTCCTCCACCCCCAGCCTCGCCACGGCCGACGCCCGCCGCCTGCTGACCCTGGCCCTGGCCGGGCTGCCGGTCGTCCTGCTGGGCGCCTTCGACCAGCCGCTCACCCCGGGGGTCCCCGACGACGGGGAGAACGACCGGCTGCGGGAGCTCCTCGCCCGTCTGCTCGCCCTGCCCAACGTCACCCGCATCACGGACAAGGCGGCGGTGGGCGACGCACTCGCCGGACTCGGAGTCACCCCGGACGTACGTCACGCCGGCGCCTCCACGCTCCTGAACGCCCACCGGGCCACGCGGGACGCGGACTTCTACTACCTGTGCAACGGCAAGCACGCCGAGACGGTCAAACCGCCCGTGGCCGCCGTCGACCACGAAGTGACGCTGCGCCACACCCGCCGTGCCCGGGGCGTGAGGACCGTCCCCTACCTGCTGGACCCCTGGACCGGCGAGGTCACCCGGATCGCCCGGTACATGGAGGACGAAGGCGACGTCACCGTGCGGGTCGCCCTCCAGCCCGGCCAGGTGATGATCGTCGCACTGGGACGCCCGGGTCTCTTCGGCGACCGCAACGGCGCACGGCCGCACGTCCTGGCCACGGACGCGTCCGAAGTACTGTTCCGGGAAAGGGGACTGACGATCCGCTCGCACGAGGCGGGCACCCGTACGACACGGCTCTCCTCGGGCCGTACGGTCACCACGACCTTCCCCTCCGTCCCCGCTCCGGTCACCCCGAGCCGATGGCAGCTGGACGTCGACGACCGGTACCCCGGAGCCAGCCCGACCCGCACGGAACACGTGCACCGTACCCTGACCCTCGACGCGTTGCTGCCGTGGTCGCGGATCCCCGGGCTGGCCGACTCCGCGGGCATCGGCCGCTACCGCACGACGATCGACCTGCCGCCCGACTGGACCTCCTCGCACGGTGCCCGGCTGGAACTCGGCCAGGTCTCCGACACGGCCCGCGTCACCGTCAACGGCACGGCCGCCCCGGCCCTCGACCGTCTCCACCAGGTCGTCGACGTGGGCTCCCTGCTCCGGCGCGGCCGCAACGTGATCGAGGTGGAGGTGGCGATCCCCCTGGTCAACCGACTCAGGGTCGTCCAGCCGGCGGTCTTCGGGGCCCTCGCCCGGCAGGACCACGGACTCATGGGCCCGGTACGCCTGGTGCCGTACGGGCAGGCCACCATCGGCTGA
- a CDS encoding helix-turn-helix domain-containing protein, which translates to MLHESDFRTTDLPVGDRFEAWAERMGRTHAPMQLTSDRTADFHGHQRLIGLGDVTVWPASFDPMVFRRTPRLVRQSDPETYHLSLLLAGEGAADWGRQRASYRINDFHVNSSSRSWKVLTGSEPVSVVGVEVPRALVGLAGNRADGVLGSLLSGREGVGALLSQLLRQLVADTSSYQPSDAPRLGTVVADLVTALFAHTVDADPRLPPETRERTLTLHVKTFIRRHLGDPDLTPAGVAAAHHVSRSYLYRLFQAEGLTVASYIRHQRLENARRDLADPRLRELPIHAVGARWGFPRAAEFARAFRTAYGLPPSALREQALTGAPGVLPVTRSVDAVPSSRGPSANDTPSASPASW; encoded by the coding sequence GTGTTGCACGAGTCGGACTTCCGCACCACGGACCTGCCGGTGGGCGACCGGTTCGAGGCGTGGGCGGAGCGCATGGGCCGTACCCACGCGCCCATGCAGCTCACCAGCGACCGCACCGCCGACTTCCACGGTCACCAACGCCTGATCGGCCTCGGAGACGTGACGGTGTGGCCCGCGAGCTTCGACCCCATGGTCTTCCGCCGCACGCCGAGACTCGTCCGCCAGTCCGATCCCGAGACCTACCACCTCTCCCTGCTGCTGGCGGGCGAAGGAGCGGCCGACTGGGGCAGACAGCGGGCCTCCTACCGGATCAACGACTTCCACGTCAACTCCTCCTCGCGGTCGTGGAAGGTGCTCACCGGCTCCGAGCCCGTCAGCGTCGTCGGCGTCGAGGTGCCGCGTGCTCTGGTGGGGCTGGCCGGGAACCGGGCGGACGGGGTCCTGGGGAGTCTGCTGTCGGGCCGCGAAGGGGTCGGCGCACTGCTCTCGCAGCTCCTGCGCCAGCTGGTCGCGGACACCTCCTCGTACCAGCCCTCGGACGCGCCCCGGCTGGGCACGGTCGTCGCGGACCTCGTCACGGCCCTCTTCGCGCACACCGTCGATGCCGACCCCCGGCTCCCGCCCGAGACCCGCGAGCGCACCCTCACCCTCCACGTCAAGACGTTCATCCGCAGGCATCTGGGCGACCCGGACCTGACCCCCGCCGGGGTCGCCGCCGCTCACCACGTCTCCCGCAGCTACCTGTACCGGCTGTTCCAGGCCGAAGGCCTCACCGTCGCCTCCTACATCAGACACCAGAGGCTGGAGAACGCCCGCCGCGACCTCGCCGACCCCCGGCTGCGCGAGCTGCCCATCCACGCCGTCGGAGCCCGCTGGGGCTTCCCCCGCGCAGCCGAGTTCGCGCGGGCGTTCCGCACCGCCTACGGCCTTCCGCCCAGCGCGCTGCGCGAACAGGCCCTGACCGGGGCGCCGGGCGTCCTCCCCGTGACCCGGTCGGTGGACGCTGTGCCAAGCAGTCGTGGACCGTCCGCCAACGACACACCGTCCGCATCTCCCGCATCCTGGTGA
- a CDS encoding MFS transporter — MALLVIASCQLMVVLDITIVNIALPDIQRSLGFSTTSLAWVVNAYTLTFGGLLLLGGRVGDILGRRRVFVFGVLLFVLASLLGGLAQNEAQLLAARALQGVGGAIASPTALSLVSTTFPEGPQRNRAFGVFAAVSAGGGAIGLLAGGILVEYLNWRWVLFVNVPIGLLIALATPRYIKESERHPGHFDIAGALTSTVGMVLLVYGFIRAAQEGWRDTLTIASFVAAVVVLAVFVLVERRSRQPITPLHMFADRNRAGTYGIMLCLAAAIFGMFFFLTLFVQNVLGFSPLAAGFAFLPVSAVIAVGAGLASRFLPRYGPKPFMVVGALLAAGGLSWLTLTDVDSTYAGSVLGPMLVFSLGMGMEFVSLTLMALSNVSPLETGAASGLLNATQQVGGSLGLSILVTMYGTASRNEAQNQIPDFLAQATPAERLSFRRTGLLPAPWSDEVLTAGVSASFVMAAIFTVLAALIAILVIQVRPSDLERLKGGPVPGGGA; from the coding sequence ATGGCGCTGCTGGTCATCGCGTCCTGCCAGCTGATGGTGGTCCTCGACATCACCATCGTGAACATCGCCCTGCCGGACATCCAGCGTTCCCTGGGCTTCTCCACCACCAGCCTCGCGTGGGTGGTCAACGCCTACACCCTGACCTTCGGCGGCCTGCTGCTGCTCGGCGGCCGGGTCGGCGACATCCTCGGCAGACGCCGGGTGTTCGTCTTCGGAGTGCTGCTCTTCGTGCTCGCCTCGCTGCTCGGCGGACTCGCCCAGAACGAGGCCCAACTCCTCGCGGCACGCGCCCTCCAGGGCGTCGGCGGCGCCATCGCGTCCCCGACCGCCCTCTCCCTCGTCAGCACGACGTTCCCGGAAGGACCGCAGCGCAACCGGGCGTTCGGCGTCTTCGCCGCCGTCTCGGCGGGCGGTGGCGCGATCGGCCTGCTCGCGGGCGGGATCCTGGTCGAGTACCTCAACTGGCGGTGGGTGCTGTTCGTCAACGTCCCCATCGGACTGCTCATCGCCCTCGCCACGCCCCGCTACATCAAGGAGTCCGAACGCCACCCCGGCCACTTCGACATCGCCGGTGCGCTGACCTCCACCGTGGGCATGGTGCTGCTGGTGTACGGGTTCATCAGAGCCGCGCAGGAAGGGTGGCGGGACACTCTCACCATCGCCTCGTTCGTCGCGGCCGTCGTCGTCCTCGCCGTGTTCGTCCTGGTCGAGCGGCGCTCGCGGCAGCCGATCACGCCACTGCACATGTTCGCCGACCGCAACCGGGCGGGCACCTACGGCATCATGCTGTGCCTCGCCGCCGCGATCTTCGGCATGTTCTTCTTCCTCACGCTCTTCGTGCAGAACGTGCTCGGCTTCAGCCCGCTCGCGGCCGGTTTCGCCTTCCTCCCGGTCAGCGCGGTCATCGCGGTCGGCGCCGGACTGGCCTCACGGTTCCTGCCCAGGTACGGACCCAAGCCCTTCATGGTGGTGGGCGCGCTCCTCGCGGCGGGGGGTCTGTCCTGGCTGACCCTGACCGACGTCGACTCCACGTACGCGGGCAGCGTCCTCGGCCCGATGCTCGTCTTCAGCCTGGGCATGGGCATGGAGTTCGTCTCCCTCACGCTGATGGCGCTGTCCAACGTGTCGCCGCTGGAGACCGGCGCGGCCTCCGGCCTCCTCAACGCCACCCAGCAGGTGGGCGGTTCGCTCGGACTGTCCATCCTCGTCACCATGTACGGCACGGCCAGCCGCAACGAGGCGCAGAACCAGATCCCCGACTTCCTGGCCCAGGCGACGCCGGCCGAACGCCTGAGTTTCCGACGCACCGGCCTCCTGCCCGCACCCTGGTCCGACGAGGTCCTCACGGCCGGCGTCTCGGCCTCCTTCGTGATGGCGGCGATCTTCACGGTCCTGGCCGCCCTGATCGCGATCTTGGTCATCCAGGTCCGGCCCTCCGACCTGGAACGCCTCAAGGGCGGCCCGGTTCCGGGCGGCGGAGCCTGA
- a CDS encoding molybdenum cofactor biosysynthesis protein — protein sequence MTEVEVVELLVSASHRFAGRPADGPSDGPDDELVPRIQVRRGLGLVGDRYYGRPAHRDASVTIMSAENLPRHVDPAVGLRQTRRNILLRGVDIDSCVGSTIVLDSGTGPVTFAVNRPARPCAWMDVTVGPGAQRALRGKGGVRCTPLSDGVLVLGRASFSIADGAPAGR from the coding sequence ATGACGGAGGTCGAGGTGGTCGAGCTGCTGGTGTCGGCGTCGCACCGGTTCGCCGGGCGCCCCGCCGACGGACCGTCGGACGGCCCGGACGACGAACTCGTGCCGCGGATCCAGGTCCGCCGCGGTCTGGGCCTGGTCGGCGACCGCTACTACGGGCGCCCCGCCCACCGGGACGCCTCGGTGACCATCATGTCCGCGGAGAATCTGCCCCGGCACGTCGATCCGGCCGTCGGCCTGCGGCAGACACGCCGGAACATCCTGCTGCGCGGCGTCGACATCGACTCCTGTGTCGGCTCGACGATCGTGCTCGACTCCGGCACCGGTCCCGTGACGTTCGCCGTGAACCGGCCCGCACGGCCCTGCGCGTGGATGGACGTCACCGTCGGGCCCGGAGCGCAGCGCGCGCTGCGCGGCAAAGGGGGCGTACGCTGCACGCCGCTCTCCGACGGTGTACTCGTCCTGGGCCGAGCCTCTTTCAGCATCGCCGACGGGGCGCCCGCCGGACGCTGA
- a CDS encoding lipase family protein yields the protein MPAPTRLLAAAVTAAACLGVTAVPAEATPQPDAVVSRGVTIPTFYNPPAALPAADGALIRSEPLPLALSLPGVEGPLPGTATRLMYKSTDSAGRPMAVTGAYIEPTAHWTGGGPRPLVAVAPGTMGQGDQCAASLGLEHPLLVNSRTLSVGYEDLAIYRLLARGIAVVVTDYTGLGATDRLHTYVNRVDEAHAVLDAVRAARSLATASLTAGSRVALYGYSQGGGATAAAAELQPSYAPDVTLAGTYAGAPPADLVAVTEAIDGSDLAGALGWSVNGFLESDPALVPIAEAHLNATGRAALKDLSTMCVGDALLGYNSASSTDWTTDGRSLSDIIESEPALKAFLADQRIGTLRPTSPVRVATGTADDLVPHAQARALAVAWCAKGADVTYKPLMLPGLGSSLINHFTPLIADQGDAISWLSDRLHGRPATSNCATLPFRP from the coding sequence ATGCCCGCCCCCACCCGCCTGCTGGCCGCAGCCGTCACCGCTGCCGCCTGCCTCGGCGTCACCGCAGTACCCGCCGAGGCTACCCCGCAGCCGGACGCCGTGGTCTCGCGCGGCGTCACCATCCCCACGTTCTACAACCCGCCCGCCGCCCTTCCGGCGGCCGACGGCGCCCTGATCCGCTCCGAGCCGCTACCGCTGGCACTGAGCCTCCCCGGTGTCGAAGGACCGCTGCCCGGCACGGCGACCCGCCTGATGTACAAATCCACCGACTCGGCCGGCCGGCCCATGGCGGTCACCGGCGCGTACATCGAGCCGACCGCCCACTGGACGGGCGGCGGCCCACGACCGCTGGTCGCCGTGGCCCCGGGCACGATGGGCCAGGGCGACCAGTGCGCCGCCTCCCTCGGCCTCGAACACCCGCTCCTCGTCAACAGCCGGACGCTGTCGGTCGGTTACGAGGACCTGGCGATCTACCGGCTCCTCGCCCGGGGCATCGCCGTCGTGGTCACGGACTACACCGGACTGGGCGCGACCGACCGGCTGCACACCTACGTCAACCGGGTCGACGAGGCCCACGCCGTGCTGGACGCCGTCCGGGCGGCCCGTTCCCTCGCCACCGCGTCGCTGACGGCCGGCTCCCGGGTCGCCCTCTACGGCTACAGCCAGGGCGGAGGAGCCACCGCGGCCGCCGCCGAACTCCAGCCCTCGTACGCCCCCGACGTCACCCTCGCCGGGACCTACGCGGGAGCGCCGCCCGCCGACCTGGTCGCTGTCACCGAGGCCATCGACGGCAGCGACCTGGCCGGCGCGCTCGGCTGGTCGGTGAACGGCTTCCTGGAATCCGATCCCGCCCTCGTGCCGATCGCCGAGGCACACCTCAACGCGACCGGCCGCGCCGCGCTCAAGGACCTCTCGACGATGTGCGTGGGCGACGCCCTCCTCGGCTACAACTCGGCGAGCAGCACCGACTGGACCACGGACGGGCGTTCCCTCAGCGACATCATCGAGTCCGAGCCCGCCCTGAAGGCGTTCCTCGCCGATCAGCGCATCGGCACTCTGAGGCCCACGTCTCCGGTGCGGGTGGCGACCGGCACCGCGGACGACCTGGTCCCCCACGCCCAGGCGCGCGCCCTCGCGGTCGCGTGGTGCGCCAAGGGAGCCGACGTCACCTACAAGCCGCTGATGCTGCCCGGTCTGGGCAGCTCCCTGATCAACCACTTCACCCCGCTGATCGCCGACCAGGGCGACGCCATCTCCTGGCTGAGCGACCGGCTCCACGGCAGGCCGGCCACGTCGAACTGCGCCACCCTTCCCTTCAGGCCCTGA